One window of Phocoena phocoena chromosome 13, mPhoPho1.1, whole genome shotgun sequence genomic DNA carries:
- the RASL10A gene encoding ras-like protein family member 10A, producing the protein MGGSLRVAVLGAPGVGKTAIIRQFLFGDYPERHRPTDGPRLYRPAVLLDGAVYDLSIRDGDGAGPGQSPGGLEEWPDPKDWSLQDTDAFVLVYDICSPDSFDYVKALRQRIAETRPAGAPEAPILVVGNKRDRQRLRFGPRRALAALVRRGWRCGYLECSAKYNWHVLRLFRELLRCALVRARPAHPALRLQGALHPARCSLM; encoded by the exons ATGGGGGGCAGCCTGCGGGTGGCGGTGCTGGGCGCCCCGGGCGTGGGCAAGACAGCCATCATCCGACAGTTCCTGTTCGGTGACTACCCCGAGCGCCACCGGCCCACGGACGGGCCGCGCCTCTACCGGCCCGCGGTGCTGCTCGACGGCGCCGTCTACGACCTGAGCATCCGCGACGGCGACGGTGCTGGCCCCGGTCAGAGCCCCGGGGGGCTAGAG GAGTGGCCGGACCCTAAAGACTGGAGCTTGCAGGACACGGACGCCTTCGTGCTCGTCTATGATATATGCAGCCCAGACAGCTTTGACTATGTGAAGGCGCTGCGGCAGCGCATCGCGGAGACCAG GCCGGCGGGCGCACCCGAGGCGCCCATCCTTGTGGTGGGCAACAAGCGGGACCGGCAGCGGCTGCGGTTCGGGCCTCGGCGCGCACTGGCTGCGCTAGTGCGCAGGGGCTGGCGCTGTGGATACCTCGAGTGCTCGGCCAAGTACAATTGGCACGTGCTGCGTCTCTTCCGCGAGCTGCTGCGCTGCGCTTTGGTGCGCGCACGCCCTGCGCATCCGGCTCTGCGCCTGCAGGGGGCGCTGCATCCGGCGCGCTGCAGCCTCATGTGA
- the GAS2L1 gene encoding GAS2-like protein 1 isoform X2, with product MADPVVGIAGSAAKSVRPFRSSEAYVEAMKEDLAEWLNALYSLGLPSGGDGFLTGLATGTTLCQHANAVTEAARAMAAARPARGVAFQAHSVAPGSFVARDNVATFIGWCRAELGVPEVLMFETEDLVLRKNEKSVVLCLLEVARRGARLGLLAPRLVQFEQEIEQELRAAPPAPNAPSAGEDAATAAAAAEIATTPGAPSRGPRMTPSDLRNLDELVREILGRCTCPDQFPMIKVSEGKYRVGDSSLLIFVRVLRSHVMVRVGGGWDTLEHYLDKHDPCRCSSTAHRPPQTRARTFSPQRVSPTRSPRAGSPASGGERRGSRPEVTPISLRSSKEGPETPLSSSSSSLSILGGKCGQTADSGRMANGLPGPRGPALSSSSDEGNPCPGVGGPPDAPGSPMAGPEPLRTWARGRMDTQPDRKPSRIPTPRGPRRPSGPTESRAWHALQSVSPRAEPDSWM from the exons ATGGCAGACCCCGTGGTGGGCATCGCGGGCTCGGCAGCCAAGAGCGTGCGGCCGTTCCGCTCAAGTGAGGCCTACGTGGAGGCCATGAAGGAGGACCTGGCCGAGTGGCTCAACGCCTTGTACAGCCTGGGTCTGCCCAGCGGTGGCGATGGCTTCCTGACGGGGCTGGCCACGGGCACCACCCTGTGCCAGCATGCCAATGCCGTCACCGAGGCCGCCCGCGCGATGGCCGCCGCCCGCCCAGCCCGTGGGGTGGCCTTCCAGGCACACAGCGTGGCACCCGGCTCCTTCGTGGCCCGAGACAATGTGGCCACCTTCATCGGCTGGTGCCGCGCAGAGCTGGGTGTGCCCGAAGTGCTCATGTTCGAGACCGAGGATTTGGTGCTGCGAAAGAACGAGAAAAGCGTGGTGCTGTGCCTGCTGGAGGTGGCGCGGCGCGGGGCCCGCCTCGGCCTGCTGGCCCCTCGCCTCGTGCAGTTCGAACAGGAAATTGAGCAGGAGTTGCGCGCCGCGCCCCCGGCCCCCAACGCCCCCAGTGCCGGGGAGGACGCTGccaccgctgctgctgctgctgagatCGCCACCACCCCGGGGGCTCCCTCCCGCGGGCCCCGCATGACACCCAGCGACCTGCGCAACCTTGACGAGCTG GTGAGAGAGATCTTGGGGCGCTGCACCTGCCCAGACCAGTTTCCCATGATCAAAGTCTCGGAGGGGAAGTACCGCGTGGGAGACTCCAGTCTGCTCATCTTTGTGCGG GTGCTGAGAAGCCACGTGATGGTGCGCGTGGGCGGCGGCTGGGACACGCTGGAGCACTACCTGGACAAGCACGACCCCTGCCGCTGCTCCTCCACGG cccaCCGCCCACCCCAGACGAGGGCCCGCACCTTCTCCCCACAGCGGGTGTCGCCCACCCGAAGCCCCCGAGCTGGTAGCCCAGCCTCTGGGGGTGAGCGTAGGGGCTCCCGCCCGGAGGTGACACCCATTAGCTTACGCAGCTCGAAGGAGGGGCCCGAGACCCCGCTCAG ctcctcctcttCGTCCCTCAGCATCCTGGGTGGCAAGTGTGGCCAAACCGCAGACTCTGGCAGGATGGCCAATGGGCTGCCCGGGCCCCGAGGCCCAGCTCTGTCTAGCTCTTCGGATGAAGGCAACCCCTGCCCCGGTGTAGGGGGCCCACCAGATGCACCTGGGAGCCCCATGGCCGGCCCAGAGCCCCTGAGGACCTGGGCACGAGGCCGGATGGACACACAGCCAGACCGAAAACCCTCACGCATCCCCACCCCGAGGGGCCCCCGCCGCCCATCTGGACCCACGGAGTCCAGGGCCTGGCATGCCCTGCAGTCAGTCAGTCCAAGGGCTGAGCCAGATTCCTGGATGTGA
- the GAS2L1 gene encoding GAS2-like protein 1 isoform X1 has product MADPVVGIAGSAAKSVRPFRSSEAYVEAMKEDLAEWLNALYSLGLPSGGDGFLTGLATGTTLCQHANAVTEAARAMAAARPARGVAFQAHSVAPGSFVARDNVATFIGWCRAELGVPEVLMFETEDLVLRKNEKSVVLCLLEVARRGARLGLLAPRLVQFEQEIEQELRAAPPAPNAPSAGEDAATAAAAAEIATTPGAPSRGPRMTPSDLRNLDELVREILGRCTCPDQFPMIKVSEGKYRVGDSSLLIFVRVLRSHVMVRVGGGWDTLEHYLDKHDPCRCSSTAHRPPQTRARTFSPQRVSPTRSPRAGSPASGGERRGSRPEVTPISLRSSKEGPETPLRARDQLPPHPRSRRYSGDSDSSASSAQSGPLGARSEDSGTGPRRERPSRRVTTGTPASPRRPPAPRSQSRDRLDRGRPRGAPGGRGGQLLGPSPARRARSQSREEQAVLLVRRDRDGQHSWMPRGRSSPQTPRAHSPAAPRPPRVPSPSPELSTTPATVFRTPLQLDPKEEQQLFQRLEEEFLANARALKAAAGGTPTAPDPPAPDSAYCSSSSSSSSLSILGGKCGQTADSGRMANGLPGPRGPALSSSSDEGNPCPGVGGPPDAPGSPMAGPEPLRTWARGRMDTQPDRKPSRIPTPRGPRRPSGPTESRAWHALQSVSPRAEPDSWM; this is encoded by the exons ATGGCAGACCCCGTGGTGGGCATCGCGGGCTCGGCAGCCAAGAGCGTGCGGCCGTTCCGCTCAAGTGAGGCCTACGTGGAGGCCATGAAGGAGGACCTGGCCGAGTGGCTCAACGCCTTGTACAGCCTGGGTCTGCCCAGCGGTGGCGATGGCTTCCTGACGGGGCTGGCCACGGGCACCACCCTGTGCCAGCATGCCAATGCCGTCACCGAGGCCGCCCGCGCGATGGCCGCCGCCCGCCCAGCCCGTGGGGTGGCCTTCCAGGCACACAGCGTGGCACCCGGCTCCTTCGTGGCCCGAGACAATGTGGCCACCTTCATCGGCTGGTGCCGCGCAGAGCTGGGTGTGCCCGAAGTGCTCATGTTCGAGACCGAGGATTTGGTGCTGCGAAAGAACGAGAAAAGCGTGGTGCTGTGCCTGCTGGAGGTGGCGCGGCGCGGGGCCCGCCTCGGCCTGCTGGCCCCTCGCCTCGTGCAGTTCGAACAGGAAATTGAGCAGGAGTTGCGCGCCGCGCCCCCGGCCCCCAACGCCCCCAGTGCCGGGGAGGACGCTGccaccgctgctgctgctgctgagatCGCCACCACCCCGGGGGCTCCCTCCCGCGGGCCCCGCATGACACCCAGCGACCTGCGCAACCTTGACGAGCTG GTGAGAGAGATCTTGGGGCGCTGCACCTGCCCAGACCAGTTTCCCATGATCAAAGTCTCGGAGGGGAAGTACCGCGTGGGAGACTCCAGTCTGCTCATCTTTGTGCGG GTGCTGAGAAGCCACGTGATGGTGCGCGTGGGCGGCGGCTGGGACACGCTGGAGCACTACCTGGACAAGCACGACCCCTGCCGCTGCTCCTCCACGG cccaCCGCCCACCCCAGACGAGGGCCCGCACCTTCTCCCCACAGCGGGTGTCGCCCACCCGAAGCCCCCGAGCTGGTAGCCCAGCCTCTGGGGGTGAGCGTAGGGGCTCCCGCCCGGAGGTGACACCCATTAGCTTACGCAGCTCGAAGGAGGGGCCCGAGACCCCGCTCAG ggcccgGGACCAGCTGCCCCCCCATCCCCGCTCCCGCCGCTACTCCGGGGACAGCGATTCCTCAGCCTCTTCAGCCCAGAGCGGCCCCCTTGGTGCCCGCAGTGAAGACTCAGGCACTGGCCCCCGACGGGAACGGCCCAGCCGTCGGGTGACCACAGGCACTCCGGCCTCCCCGAGacgcccccccgccccgcgcaGCCAGTCCCGAGACCGGCTGGATCGGGGGCGGCCGCGTGGGGccccaggaggcagaggaggccAGCTgttgggccccagccctgcccggcGGGCCCGGAGCCAGAGCCGTGAAGAGCAGGCTGTGCTGCTGGTGCGTCGGGACCGAGATGGGCAGCACTCGTGGATGCCACGGGGCAGGAGCAGCCCCCAGACTCCCCGTGCCCACAGCCCCGCAGCCCCCCGGCCTCCCCGGGTCCCCAGCCCCAGTCCAGAGTTGAGCACCACCCCGGCCACTGTCTTCCGCACACCCCTGCAGCTTGACCCAAAGGAGGAGCAGCAACTATTCCAGCGCCTGGAAGAGGAGTTCCTGGCCAATGCCCGAGCACTTAAGGCTGCTGCTGGCGGGACCCCGACGGCCCCAGACCCTCCAGCTCCTGACTCAGCCTACTgttcctccagctcctcctcttCGTCCCTCAGCATCCTGGGTGGCAAGTGTGGCCAAACCGCAGACTCTGGCAGGATGGCCAATGGGCTGCCCGGGCCCCGAGGCCCAGCTCTGTCTAGCTCTTCGGATGAAGGCAACCCCTGCCCCGGTGTAGGGGGCCCACCAGATGCACCTGGGAGCCCCATGGCCGGCCCAGAGCCCCTGAGGACCTGGGCACGAGGCCGGATGGACACACAGCCAGACCGAAAACCCTCACGCATCCCCACCCCGAGGGGCCCCCGCCGCCCATCTGGACCCACGGAGTCCAGGGCCTGGCATGCCCTGCAGTCAGTCAGTCCAAGGGCTGAGCCAGATTCCTGGATGTGA